One genomic region from Oncorhynchus keta strain PuntledgeMale-10-30-2019 chromosome 33, Oket_V2, whole genome shotgun sequence encodes:
- the LOC118365888 gene encoding E3 ubiquitin-protein ligase TRIM39-like isoform X2 produces the protein MTLLKRNCRETYRLFWTGQGTNFINSSTLRLLYLWHHKQKEPYPQTHADMTTSSSLLSEEQFLCSICLDVFTEPVSIPCGHNFCKACISGYWDTSDLYQCPMCKKNVDKRPDLFVNTFISEMAAQFRQTVEVKTTSSPDQCPAMIVEVSCDFCTGMKVKALKSCLVCQTSYCETHLEPHQRVPALKRHKLINPVENLEDRMCKTHDRLLELFCRTDQTCVCVLCLKTDHMTHDTVPLEEAYGERKAELGKTETEVQQMIQERLKKVQEIKHSVDLSQKDAEREISDSVQVFTALVRSIERSQTELIEVIEEKQKAAERQAEGLIKDLEQEITDLQRRSTELEQLSHTEDHLHLLQSCPSLCIPPPTKDWSRISVHSDLCVGTVRRAVSQVEETLNKEMEKLPEVKLKRIQQYAVDVTLDPDTAHPNSILSEDGKQVKHGDTWTNRPNTPKRSDKSVNVLGKEGFSSGRFYYEVTVQGKTKWELGVARESINRKGKITLSPYNGYWTVWLRNGEQYKALSSPCVLLHLREKPQKVGVFVDYEEGQVSFYDVEARSHIYSFTGCTFTEKLYPYFNPCLNDGGKNSAPLIISPVNDRLSFNLKI, from the coding sequence ATATGACCACCTCCAGCAGTCTCCTGTCTGAAGAGCAGTTCCTGTGCTCTATCTGTCTGGATGTGTTCACTGAGCCGGTCTCTATTCCATGTGGACACAACTTCTGCAAGGCCTGTATCAGTGGATACTGGGATACCAGTGACCTGTACCAGTGTCCCATGTGTAAAAAAAACGTTGATAAGAGACCAGATCTGTTTGTCAATACGTTCATTTCTGAGATGGCTGCTCAGTTCAGACAGACAGTTGAAGTGAAAACTACCAGCAGCCCAGACCAATGCCCTGCCATGATAGTAGAAGTGTCCTGTGACTTCTGCACTGGGATGAAGGTCAAGGCCCTGAAGTCCTGTCTGGTGTGTCAGACCTCTTACTGTGAGACTCACCTGGAGCCTCATCAGAGAGTCCCAGCCTTGAAGAGACACAAGCTGATCAACCCTGTGGAGAACCTGGAAGACAGGATGTGTAAGACGCATGACAGACTCCTGGAGCTGTTCTGTAGGACTGACCAGACGTGTGTTTGTGTCTTGTGCTTGAAAACAGACCACATGACTCATGACACTGTCCCTCTAGAGGAAGCGTATGGAGAGAGGAAGGCTGAACTGGGGAAGACTGAGACAGAAGTGCAGCAGATGATCCAGGAGAGACTGAAGAAGGTTCAGGAGATCAAACATTCAGTAGATCTGAGTCAGAAAGATGCAGAGAGGGAGATATCAGACAGTGTACAGGTCTTCACTGCTCTGGTTCGCTCCATTGAGAGAAGCCAGACTGAGCTCATTGAGGTGATTGAGGAGAAGCAGAAAGCAGCAGAGAGGCAGGCTGAAGGGCTCATTAAAGACCTGGAGCAGGAAATCACTGATCTACAGAGGAGAAGCACTGAACTGGAGCAGCTCTCACACACTGAggaccacctccacctcctacaGAGCTGTCCATCCCTCTGCATCCCTCCACCCACCAAggactggtctaggatcagtgttCACAGTGATCTGTGTGTGGGGACTGTGAGGAGAGCAGTGTCTCAAGTGGAGGAGACACtgaataaagagatggagaagctGCCTGAAGTCAAACTGAAGAGGATTCAGCAGTATGCAGTAGATGTGACTCTGGACCCTGATACAGCACATCCCAACTCCATCCTTTCTGAGGATGGGAAACAGGTGAAACATGGAGACACATGGACAAATCGTCCTAATACCCCAAAGAGGTCTGATAAAAGTGTAAATGTCTTAGGAAAGGAGGGTTTCTCTTCAGGGAGATTTTACTATGAGGTGACAGTTCAGGGGAAGACTAAGTGGGAGTTAGGAGTGGCCAGAGAGTCCATCAACAGGAAGGGGAAGATCACACTGAGCCCTTACAATGGCTACTGGACTGTCTGGCTGAGGAATGGAGAACAGTACAAGGCTCTTTCTAGCCCCTGTGTCCTGCTCCACCTGAGAGAGAAGCCCCAGAAGGTGGGGGTGTTTGTGGATTATGAGGAGGGTCAGGTCTCCTTTTATGatgtggaggccaggtctcatATCTACTCTTTCACTGGCTGCACCTTCACTGAGAAACTATATCCATACTTCAATCCATGTCTTAATGATGGTGGTAAAAACTCTGCCCCTCTGATCATCTCTCCTGTTAATGACAGACTGAGTTTTAATCTGAAAATCTAA
- the LOC118365888 gene encoding E3 ubiquitin-protein ligase TRIM39-like isoform X4: MTTSSSLLSEEQFLCSICLDVFTEPVSIPCGHNFCKACISGYWDTSDLYQCPMCKKNVDKRPDLFVNTFISEMAAQFRQTVEVKTTSSPDQCPAMIVEVSCDFCTGMKVKALKSCLVCQTSYCETHLEPHQRVPALKRHKLINPVENLEDRMCKTHDRLLELFCRTDQTCVCVLCLKTDHMTHDTVPLEEAYGERKAELGKTETEVQQMIQERLKKVQEIKHSVDLSQKDAEREISDSVQVFTALVRSIERSQTELIEVIEEKQKAAERQAEGLIKDLEQEITDLQRRSTELEQLSHTEDHLHLLQSCPSLCIPPPTKDWSRISVHSDLCVGTVRRAVSQVEETLNKEMEKLPEVKLKRIQQYAVDVTLDPDTAHPNSILSEDGKQVKHGDTWTNRPNTPKRSDKSVNVLGKEGFSSGRFYYEVTVQGKTKWELGVARESINRKGKITLSPYNGYWTVWLRNGEQYKALSSPCVLLHLREKPQKVGVFVDYEEGQVSFYDVEARSHIYSFTGCTFTEKLYPYFNPCLNDGGKNSAPLIISPVNDRLSFNLKI, encoded by the coding sequence ATGACCACCTCCAGCAGTCTCCTGTCTGAAGAGCAGTTCCTGTGCTCTATCTGTCTGGATGTGTTCACTGAGCCGGTCTCTATTCCATGTGGACACAACTTCTGCAAGGCCTGTATCAGTGGATACTGGGATACCAGTGACCTGTACCAGTGTCCCATGTGTAAAAAAAACGTTGATAAGAGACCAGATCTGTTTGTCAATACGTTCATTTCTGAGATGGCTGCTCAGTTCAGACAGACAGTTGAAGTGAAAACTACCAGCAGCCCAGACCAATGCCCTGCCATGATAGTAGAAGTGTCCTGTGACTTCTGCACTGGGATGAAGGTCAAGGCCCTGAAGTCCTGTCTGGTGTGTCAGACCTCTTACTGTGAGACTCACCTGGAGCCTCATCAGAGAGTCCCAGCCTTGAAGAGACACAAGCTGATCAACCCTGTGGAGAACCTGGAAGACAGGATGTGTAAGACGCATGACAGACTCCTGGAGCTGTTCTGTAGGACTGACCAGACGTGTGTTTGTGTCTTGTGCTTGAAAACAGACCACATGACTCATGACACTGTCCCTCTAGAGGAAGCGTATGGAGAGAGGAAGGCTGAACTGGGGAAGACTGAGACAGAAGTGCAGCAGATGATCCAGGAGAGACTGAAGAAGGTTCAGGAGATCAAACATTCAGTAGATCTGAGTCAGAAAGATGCAGAGAGGGAGATATCAGACAGTGTACAGGTCTTCACTGCTCTGGTTCGCTCCATTGAGAGAAGCCAGACTGAGCTCATTGAGGTGATTGAGGAGAAGCAGAAAGCAGCAGAGAGGCAGGCTGAAGGGCTCATTAAAGACCTGGAGCAGGAAATCACTGATCTACAGAGGAGAAGCACTGAACTGGAGCAGCTCTCACACACTGAggaccacctccacctcctacaGAGCTGTCCATCCCTCTGCATCCCTCCACCCACCAAggactggtctaggatcagtgttCACAGTGATCTGTGTGTGGGGACTGTGAGGAGAGCAGTGTCTCAAGTGGAGGAGACACtgaataaagagatggagaagctGCCTGAAGTCAAACTGAAGAGGATTCAGCAGTATGCAGTAGATGTGACTCTGGACCCTGATACAGCACATCCCAACTCCATCCTTTCTGAGGATGGGAAACAGGTGAAACATGGAGACACATGGACAAATCGTCCTAATACCCCAAAGAGGTCTGATAAAAGTGTAAATGTCTTAGGAAAGGAGGGTTTCTCTTCAGGGAGATTTTACTATGAGGTGACAGTTCAGGGGAAGACTAAGTGGGAGTTAGGAGTGGCCAGAGAGTCCATCAACAGGAAGGGGAAGATCACACTGAGCCCTTACAATGGCTACTGGACTGTCTGGCTGAGGAATGGAGAACAGTACAAGGCTCTTTCTAGCCCCTGTGTCCTGCTCCACCTGAGAGAGAAGCCCCAGAAGGTGGGGGTGTTTGTGGATTATGAGGAGGGTCAGGTCTCCTTTTATGatgtggaggccaggtctcatATCTACTCTTTCACTGGCTGCACCTTCACTGAGAAACTATATCCATACTTCAATCCATGTCTTAATGATGGTGGTAAAAACTCTGCCCCTCTGATCATCTCTCCTGTTAATGACAGACTGAGTTTTAATCTGAAAATCTAA